A stretch of Arachis hypogaea cultivar Tifrunner chromosome 15, arahy.Tifrunner.gnm2.J5K5, whole genome shotgun sequence DNA encodes these proteins:
- the LOC112747561 gene encoding coniferyl alcohol acyltransferase-like, producing the protein MSDITKHGENGNFEVIFSRKTVVKAANPLPKPFSIRLSNLDLLSGRFPVTYLYFYHRPQVDDFRAVVEALKTSLAQVLNYYYPFAGQIAENPKTSEPEIICDNNGALFIEEHINIPLKSVDFYNLNKTIGGKIVSIQPDFPLQVQVTDYTCGGISIAFNFDHALGDASSFGKFIASWCEISQNKPLTCLPDHTRSLHARTPPRYHPSLDQTFIKCTKEDIQNISMNHISLKRLYHINASSINMLQRLASVNGAKRTRIEAFSAYVWKKMIGTIDQSHKKYKMGWLVDGRERMSRGRNSMSNYIGNVLSLALGEASIQELKEASISDIANMVNEAISKVNNEVHFSDLIDWIECHRPGLMIAKAVLGQEGPTLVVSSGRRFPITEIDFGFGTPLIGTVYTSIEKIGVGYMNQRQSAKGDGSWTVSAILWPELAAALESDPIFQPMSTSHLQL; encoded by the coding sequence ATGTCGGATATTACCAAGCACGGTGAGAATGGGAATTTTGAAGTGATATTCAGCAGGAAGACTGTTGTAAAAGCTGCCAATCCATTACCAAAGCCTTTTTCAATCAGACTCTCAAATCTTGACCTCCTTTCAGGCCGTTTTCCAGTTACATACTTGTATTTCTACCACAGGCCACAAGTAGATGACTTCAGAGCTGTCGTTGAGGCTCTCAAGACCTCTCTAGCACAAGTACTTAATTACTACTACCCTTTTGCTGGCCAAATTGCTGAAAATCCCAAAACCAGTGAGCCGGAAATCATTTGTGACAACAATGGTGCTCTATTCATTGAGGAACACATCAATATTCCATTGAAGAGTGTAGATTTCTATAATCTCAACAAAACTATTGGAGGAAAAATAGTCTCCATTCAACCAGACTTCCCCTTGCAAGTTCAGGTAACAGACTACACTTGTGGAGGTATTTCCATAGCATTTAATTTTGACCATGCATTAGGGGATGCAAGTTCCTTTGGTAAATTTATTGCCTCCTGGTGTGAAATATCCCAAAATAAACCACTAACCTGCCTGCCAGACCACACTAGATCCCTTCATGCGCGTACTCCTCCAAGATATCACCCATCCTTGGACCAAACTTTTATCAAATGCACCAAAGAGGATATACAAAACATATCAATGAACCACATCTCACTTAAACGACTATACCACATCAATGCATCAAGTATTAACATGCTGCAGAGACTTGCATCTGTTAATGGTGCAAAGAGAACAAGGATTGAGGCTTTCTCTGCCTATGTATGGAAGAAAATGATCGGTACCATTGATCAAAGCCATAAAAAGTATAAGATGGGTTGGTTGGTCGATGGCAGAGAGAGAATGAGTAGGGGTAGGAATTCCATGTCAAATTACATTGGCAATGTCCTATCTTTGGCTTTAGGGGAAGCAAGTATTCAAGAATTGAAGGAAGCCTCTATATCAGACATAGCTAACATGGTAAATGAGGCAATTTCAAAGGTGAACAATGAGGTTCATTTCTCGGACTTGATTGATTGGATCGAGTGTCATAGGCCTGGTTTGATGATAGCAAAGGCAGTCTTGGGTCAAGAAGGGCCAACCTTGGTCGTGTCCTCAGGAAGGAGGTTTCCTATCACTGAAATTGACTTTGGATTTGGGACTCCCCTGATAGGGACAGTATACACTTCCATTGAAAAGATTGGAGTTGGTTACATGAATCAAAGGCAAAGTGCCAAGGGTGATGGCTCTTGGACTGTGTCTGCTATCTTGTGGCCTGAACTTGCAGCTGCACTGGAGAGTGACCCAATTTTCCAGCCAATGTCTACTTCTCATCTTCAACTTTAG